The Xenorhabdus poinarii G6 nucleotide sequence TAAAGTCATTGTCAGCTGGGCCACCCATTGGATATTGCACCACACCCAATTTATCCAGAATGGTGAAGAAACTTATCATGCCGCCATACAATTTTCCGCCGTATAACAGGTTCATGACCCGATCGGTGGCAGGCTCAAGCCCGGAAGCGAAAACACCATCGGCGGCTGCCCGCATTTGTCGGTGATAATCATCATAGCTGTAAGCCGCCAGTTTAGGCTTGCCACTGCTGCCACCACTGAGGAAAAACAGGCGAGCTTTATCATTAGGCACTTGTGCCTGAAAATCAGTCTTATTCATGAGCGGAAGATTTTCTAGTCCGCGTGGGCGAGATGGCGGCATATCAAGATGGGCACAACCCGCCATTAAATCAGGTGCAAGACTGACAGAAACTCGCTTGGTAAAACGTGACAGTGCATAGACACCATCGTGTGGCTCACCATGATAACCGTCGTGCATCTGACCTGCGGGCGTGATGCGATTAATGCCCGCGGCAAACAGAGTGTGGCTCATTTCGGTGATCTGCTCTTGGCGGGTTATCAACGCACAACTTTGCAGATAGTGGCGCCAGGGTAGCAAAATAGAGCACAAACGCTGACGCGGGGCAGGGCGTATCTGCAATGTACGGAATAGCGGAGAAGCGGCTAATTCCTCTTCATGACGCCATATGACCCGCCAGTCGTCAGTGCGCCAGATTTCTCCGCGAACCTGCGTAAACGCGAAGTCGAGTTGTTGGAAAGCCGTTTGAGTCGTTATTTCCGCCGCTTCCTGAATATTCTTTTGCATGGTGGGATATTGCCCGGAACGGCGTTGCAGGGCGGCGGCCATGCGTTGTCCGATATGCTGTAAAACGTTAGGATCATCGCTATCGACCAGTAAACATTGTGGGCTAGAACAGGCTTGTTGATCATAACGACAGATATCATCTGCCAAGGCATCCAGTTGCGTATCAGCAGTAGCTTCCGGGCTTAACCAGGCAATACTGATGCGGTGTCCCCAATCGATCCAGCGGCAACCCGTGGGCAGTTGAGAACGAATAGAGGCCAGAGATGAGTCGCTGCCCCAGGCAGAAACAGCATCGGCATGACTGAACAATTCTGCCAGTTCTGTCACGGGTAAAGGCAATACGGCGACTCGATCAGCTAAATCACCGGAAATATCATGGGCTAAAAATGCGGCCAGAAGTTGCGCACTAAACCCGTTATCGCTGCTGCTTGGACGTAACCAGTTAATATTACCTACCAGCAAACTCTCTATGACCGCCATAAAAGGCAGAAGTTCAGCATTGGACGGCGTAATATGGACAACCAATCCTAACGGCTTCCATGACTCATATCGATTCTGGTTATAATCGAATCGGCGCAGTGAAAAAGCATTTTTGCCGAGTTCCCGTTCCAATTTGGTTTCCAGTGCTTCACGTTGGCAAAAAGCGATAAGCGCTTGCCGTGTCTGAGGGTCAAACAGGGGATGATCGTCCAGGTGGGAGAGATAATCGGCAAATTGTTGAGCGCAATCAAGTACCTGTTCAGCCGTATGGGGATGTGCCAGCAGCTCCGGTAAACGTTCACGCAATGTTGCAATGGTCTGTCCTGCCAACGGTTCAGTAGAAATCGGGGGAGTGATTGTTTTTATAGCAACGGTATTTACGGAAGACATGTCAGGATCTCTTAATCAATTCTGAAGCGGCAATAGCACAACTCCGATTTTTGCTGGTACCCGCCCGGCCAAGTAGTTCGAACCAGTCAGTTTCAATCTCACAACCACAATGTTTACCCGGATGTAGTACGGCCAGATCACTGGTCACGATGCTATGGGCTGGGCAGGAAGTAATAAAAGGAGAAGTAAAATGCAGAAAACCCGGCTCCCCATAAGGTTGGCACTCCAAACTGGCGGTATGGCGTACATATGCGCGGGCATAGACCGGAACGTGAAAATGATGGTGAGAACATTCCACATAAGGTACGGGATGTTCAACGGAACCATAGCCATCACGACAGCGAATATCAGGGATACCGAGCTGTTCGGTCAACCGTTGATACAGTTCTTTTTTAGGAATGGATTTATCGGCATGTGTTTTCCAGCCTCCGCCAAGGAAAACCAGCGATTCAGGATGTAATGTCAGTGCAGGTAGTCCCATTTGCTGCATTCTTTGCAGGGTAAACCATAAAAAAGCCGGGAAACCGAAGATACGTACCGGTAACCCTTCCTGAGCAAATTGCTGGAGTGCGGTAATGGTACCGAAGGGGTCGAATTCATTCCCTTGCCCGTTATGGCGCAACGCATAGTAGGCTCGATTGACGGGGGCATATTTGCACAAGAATTGATCGGTGTAAGCCGTGCCTAAAGTGATGGCACCAGCCGGTTCGTAGCTAAGCAGCAGATAGTTACAGGGCTGATCCGGGGTATTCCAGCCATAATAGTCAAAAATACAATCCACCATATGCTGGGCGGCCTTAATACTTGCAGCATCATAGCGCATACGGCTTTTTTGCCCGGTAGTGCCGGAAGAAGTCAGTTCCAGTGCGTCTCGAGCACTATCACTTAAGATCAGATTGCGTTTGAAATAATTGGCAAAGAGTAAAGGCAGGCTTGACCAATCCTCCAGCGTCATTAACGCCTGTTTATCCAGCCCATGATCCAACAGCCACTGTTCATAACCGGGGGTATGGTCACAGTGGTACTGCGTCAGTTCACGCATTGCGTGATTAAATAATTCATCATATTCGGTACAAGCACGGTAAGGATGTGTGATAGCACACAGTGCTTTGACGTGAGGTAAGTCTTGCATATCAGAACTCATTTTTCAGTAACAACCACGTAGGGTGATTAATTTAAATAAATTTAATTAATTTATTTGTTTTTATATCGGATGTAATCGTTTTTGATAGATTTTATTTATTATATTATTTAATAAATAAAATCACCTCTCTTAGACTTAATTGTTGATCGTAGTTACAGTGTGATGTTTTTATTGGTGATAATGATTAAGGTTGTTATTTAATTTATTTGTCATATATCAATATTAAATACTGGTTTTTTCTATTTGTGTAGTCAATGTGGGTTATGT carries:
- a CDS encoding acyl-CoA reductase; this translates as MSSVNTVAIKTITPPISTEPLAGQTIATLRERLPELLAHPHTAEQVLDCAQQFADYLSHLDDHPLFDPQTRQALIAFCQREALETKLERELGKNAFSLRRFDYNQNRYESWKPLGLVVHITPSNAELLPFMAVIESLLVGNINWLRPSSSDNGFSAQLLAAFLAHDISGDLADRVAVLPLPVTELAELFSHADAVSAWGSDSSLASIRSQLPTGCRWIDWGHRISIAWLSPEATADTQLDALADDICRYDQQACSSPQCLLVDSDDPNVLQHIGQRMAAALQRRSGQYPTMQKNIQEAAEITTQTAFQQLDFAFTQVRGEIWRTDDWRVIWRHEEELAASPLFRTLQIRPAPRQRLCSILLPWRHYLQSCALITRQEQITEMSHTLFAAGINRITPAGQMHDGYHGEPHDGVYALSRFTKRVSVSLAPDLMAGCAHLDMPPSRPRGLENLPLMNKTDFQAQVPNDKARLFFLSGGSSGKPKLAAYSYDDYHRQMRAAADGVFASGLEPATDRVMNLLYGGKLYGGMISFFTILDKLGVVQYPMGGPADNDFREIADFIVNQRINTLVGMPSTLHRLFLNEATKLRQYGGIRKLFLGGEHLNMHQRNFLSSFGVTLIRSTIYGSVDAGPVGHACAASEDGVFHLMADTQWLEILNLEHDQPVAEGETGRLVFTSLHREAQCVQRYDLGDLGCWVNQPCSCGLTSPRFRLKERHGTILRIGSIFFNLADLSEQLALPVQWIIDHNRDGIDTIRLLVDHAEPAKVRQNILKNPKITEVVEGNLLILDIISTSAADFQRNEHSGKTPLFIDLRQY
- a CDS encoding acyl-protein synthase, which codes for MQDLPHVKALCAITHPYRACTEYDELFNHAMRELTQYHCDHTPGYEQWLLDHGLDKQALMTLEDWSSLPLLFANYFKRNLILSDSARDALELTSSGTTGQKSRMRYDAASIKAAQHMVDCIFDYYGWNTPDQPCNYLLLSYEPAGAITLGTAYTDQFLCKYAPVNRAYYALRHNGQGNEFDPFGTITALQQFAQEGLPVRIFGFPAFLWFTLQRMQQMGLPALTLHPESLVFLGGGWKTHADKSIPKKELYQRLTEQLGIPDIRCRDGYGSVEHPVPYVECSHHHFHVPVYARAYVRHTASLECQPYGEPGFLHFTSPFITSCPAHSIVTSDLAVLHPGKHCGCEIETDWFELLGRAGTSKNRSCAIAASELIKRS